TCTTCTTATGCACAACACGAGAGATAGTTTTGGCTCTAAATTCGGGGCAATAGCTGCCCTAGCTGGTTCCGCGGTCGGTTTGGGAAATATCTGGAAATTTCCCTACGAGGCAGGGAATAATGGCGGGGGTGCCTTTCTTCTGGTATACATATTTTTCACGGTAGCCATAGGATTACCGGTAATGCTTTCGGAATTTGCTTTAGGACGTTATTCCGGAAGAAACGCTTTCGGAACCTTCGACCGATTGGAGCCCAAAACAGCCTGGCGTTATTTCGGGGTACTGGTTCTTCTTGCCGCCACGATGATTCTCTCCTTTTACGGGACGGTTGCCGGCTGGACGTTGGAATATGTCTTTAAATCTTTCACCTTCTCTTTTCATGCCGGCACCGATGTTGATTTGAATACCATGTTTTCGGACTTTATCACGAATCCCTATAAACCCGTGTTCTGGCAAATCGTGTTCATGGCTCTCACCGGTTTTATCGTGCTGGCAGGAGTAAAAAAAGGTATCGAACGATACACCAAACTCATGATGCCCCTCCTTTTCGTGCTTATTGTGATACTCGGAATCCGGGCATGCACGCTGGAGGGAGCCATGGAAGGGATAAAATTTCTTTTCTTACCCAAGTTCTCGGAACTTACTTCGCAGGGAGTACTTTCTGCTCTGGGACAGGCCTTTTTCTCCTTATCAATCGGCATGGGTGTCCTCTTGACTTACGCCTCTTACATCAAAAAAGATGAAAACCTGACTTCTATATCCTTGCAAGTGATTTGCGCGGACACGCTGATCGCCGTGTTGGCAGGAATTGCCATATTTCCCGCCGTGTTCGCTTTCAACATTGCACCGGATTCCGGGCCGGGCCTTGTGTTCCTCACGTTGCCACAAGTGTTCCAAAGCATGGCTTTCGGGCAACTATGGGCGATTCTTTTCTTTCTCCTGCTAACCATGGCCGCTCTCACTTCCTCGATTTCCCTTCTGGAAGTAATCGTTGCCTTTTTCGTGGAAGAAAAGCACATCAGCCGCCGCAAAGCGACCGTCATATCCACGGTAATCGTCACGATCTTCGGCATTTTATGCACCCTTTCTTTTGGACCGTTAAAAGAAGTCCATATCGGCAACTTGTCGATCTTCGGGATATTTGATTGCGTCAGTTCCAACATACTGCTACCCGTGGGTGGAATCTTGATTTCCATTTACGTGGGCTGGAGATTCGATCGCCGTTTACTGGAAGCGGAATTAACCAATAATGGAGAATTGAAACTATGGTTACTGAAACCGTTGATATTCGTCCTAAAATATGTAGCACCCCTATTTATCCTCGTGATTCTATTACACTCGCTGGGATTATTCTGATTATTCTCTCAACAATGTATTTCCTAAAATTAGTTTACTAAGTTTACAGTAAACTTTTTCAGGACGATACAAGGACAATACACTATGGATTCACTACCTCAAGTACATATCAACAACATACCATGAACACATCATCAACAATAGTCCGTGTCGATGATGTGTTCATGGTATGTTTAGATTATATTTTAAAGGTAAAGCAAGGATAGCCTAACCATCAAGCAGGGGTTAGTATAGTAAAACAAATTAGTGAAGTTTACCGCTTTTTTCCAATAATTCCCGTGCAGCTCGTTCCGGATCGTCGGCAGAGACAATCGCCGAAATTACCGCCACGCTATCCGCCCCGGCCTGAAATATCGACGCCACGTTATCAGGACGAATTCCCCCGATGGCAACTAACGGATGGCGGGAAACAGATCTGATCCAGCGTAAGCCATCTAATCCCCATTCTACGATAGTATTTGTTTTCGTCGTGGTTGAAAACACGGGACTTGCTGCCACGTAATCCAAATCATAGTCATTGGCCTCCAGCACCTGTTCCGGTGATTCCACGGATAAGCCGATAATTTTCCCCTCCGGTAGTAACCGCTTAACCATCTCGTAGGGCATATCGCTTTGTCCCACGTGTACCCCATCAGCATTAGCCGCCAACGCAACATCCACCCGGTCATTAATAATCAGAGGGACTCCGTAAGGAGTCAACACTTCTTTCAACCGAATTGCCCGTTCAATAAATTCTCGGGTTGACGACTCTTTTTCCCGTAACTGTACCATGCTCACCCCGCCTTTTACGGCGGCCTCGACCGTACGGTACAAGTCCTTCCCTAATAACAACCCTTCATCCGTAACCAAATAAATACGCATATCCCTCTTATTCTGAAACTCGTACAATCTGCATGAATTGTTCTTGGCTCAAGTTATACATCACATCATATAGATGAAGTTGCAATGTTCCAGGGCCTTGAGACATCCCCACGGCAATCTCGCCACATACCCCCATGAAAGAAGTAGCACTAACGGCTGCCATAAACGGATTCTTTACAACCGCGGCAAACGCCCCCAGAATAGCCGAGGCCGTACACCCCAACCCGGTCACTTTCTCCATCATCGGCGAACCGTTATGCAGGTATACTACCCGATCGCCTTCTACTACTAGATCCGTCTCCCCGCTAACGCAAACGATACACCCGACTCGCTGGCTTAACGCTTTGGCTGCATCAAGGCTATTTAAAGAAGATTCGGAACTATCCACTCCCTTGGATTGTGTTGATAATCCTGCCATCGTCATGATCTCAGATGCATTGCCCCGTATAAAAGTCGGAGTTCCAGCTGCCAGTATATCCCGCAACGTTTGATTACGAAAGCTCGTGGCCCCGGCTCCCACGGGATCAAGTACCACGGGATGCCCCACTTCGTTTGCCCGCCGGATCGCCGCTTTCATGGATTCCACGGTAAAACGATCCAATGTACCAATATTAATTACCGTGGCACGACATAAAGCCACCATCTCGTCAATCTCTTCCAAGGCGTGTGCCATAATCGGTGATGCACCAGCGGCAAGCAACGCATTTGCCGTGTTATTCATCACCACGGCATTCGTTATATTATGCACCAGCGGGGATTCTTCCTTCACCCGCTGGATATTTTCCCAAATTTG
The window above is part of the Butyricimonas paravirosa genome. Proteins encoded here:
- the thiE gene encoding thiamine phosphate synthase, whose product is MRIYLVTDEGLLLGKDLYRTVEAAVKGGVSMVQLREKESSTREFIERAIRLKEVLTPYGVPLIINDRVDVALAANADGVHVGQSDMPYEMVKRLLPEGKIIGLSVESPEQVLEANDYDLDYVAASPVFSTTTKTNTIVEWGLDGLRWIRSVSRHPLVAIGGIRPDNVASIFQAGADSVAVISAIVSADDPERAARELLEKSGKLH
- the thiM gene encoding hydroxyethylthiazole kinase, which gives rise to MLEQIWENIQRVKEESPLVHNITNAVVMNNTANALLAAGASPIMAHALEEIDEMVALCRATVINIGTLDRFTVESMKAAIRRANEVGHPVVLDPVGAGATSFRNQTLRDILAAGTPTFIRGNASEIMTMAGLSTQSKGVDSSESSLNSLDAAKALSQRVGCIVCVSGETDLVVEGDRVVYLHNGSPMMEKVTGLGCTASAILGAFAAVVKNPFMAAVSATSFMGVCGEIAVGMSQGPGTLQLHLYDVMYNLSQEQFMQIVRVSE
- a CDS encoding sodium-dependent transporter, producing MHNTRDSFGSKFGAIAALAGSAVGLGNIWKFPYEAGNNGGGAFLLVYIFFTVAIGLPVMLSEFALGRYSGRNAFGTFDRLEPKTAWRYFGVLVLLAATMILSFYGTVAGWTLEYVFKSFTFSFHAGTDVDLNTMFSDFITNPYKPVFWQIVFMALTGFIVLAGVKKGIERYTKLMMPLLFVLIVILGIRACTLEGAMEGIKFLFLPKFSELTSQGVLSALGQAFFSLSIGMGVLLTYASYIKKDENLTSISLQVICADTLIAVLAGIAIFPAVFAFNIAPDSGPGLVFLTLPQVFQSMAFGQLWAILFFLLLTMAALTSSISLLEVIVAFFVEEKHISRRKATVISTVIVTIFGILCTLSFGPLKEVHIGNLSIFGIFDCVSSNILLPVGGILISIYVGWRFDRRLLEAELTNNGELKLWLLKPLIFVLKYVAPLFILVILLHSLGLF